In the genome of Fusarium poae strain DAOMC 252244 chromosome 1, whole genome shotgun sequence, the window ATCACGTCGCCTCCGATGGGCCTGGCTCTAGCTCATCTGTCAGTAAGGCTCGTAAACGAAAGTCAATGGATTTGGCCACAATGTTGGCGGAGAGGGCAGAACCAGCTGCGACCCCTCTGCTCTTCAACCTGGTCGATCTCATTCTCGCATGTTTGAGATCGCGGAATCAACAAACAATTCATGTTACGTTGCAATTGGTGTCGGCTATTCTCAAGCGACATCACCGTTACGCCATTGTCACTCTTCTGAGGACTGATAACGTTCCGGTTCAAAATGCTACCCGAACTGTCGGTgctcaagagcaagaagtAGAATTTTTCATGTCGTTGGCAGGGACAATAGGTGGCGAGGATGATTTTGATGAAGTGTATCAACTTGTTCTTCGAGATACTATGACTAAACTTGAAGCCCATCCTTGTTCGCTGAAGCTTGTCGCACCCAGGGCGTCTACGAGTAACCAAAGGCTGCCTGACAGTCTTCCTGGAGCACCCAAGGATGTCGGGGACCATACTCTTCGTCCAGATGATCCTCTTCTCAATTCGCTACTGGATCTTCTGGAGACGTTCTTCGTTAATCAAGTTGAGACAAATCTCTCTGTGACCGAGACGCTTGTTGATTTGGCTGTCTGCGGTTTCATGAAGATTGAAGGGTGGTTAACTCGCAGCCCGAGctcttatatatatgatGATGCCGTGAAGGAGAAACATACCcctgaaggagaagaagctacAGagagcgacgacgacgacgacgatgatgacgacttgGGAGATTTGCCTTCTCCGACAGCAGAACAAAAACAACTTCGAGCTATGGAACAATGCCGCCAACGACCGCAGTGGTCTCAAGCTTCGCTACCACGTGTTTTCAGTGTTCTCAGACGATTGGAAGAACAAGTAGCTTCCTACAAGAGAAGCATTCCCCACTTTGACGAGCTGGTGCAACAAAGACGAGATGCATTCAGAACTGCGGATGCAATGTTACACCATGCGGGTCCCACGCCAAGGCCGACCCCCATCAGTGAAGACCCCCCTGATCGACGCAGCTTTGAAGAGCCATCACGCAGTACATCTCCTTCCCGGCCGTCGGCACTGGAAGGCCTAGCGCACCGTCTCCTGTCCGAATTGGGAACCCCAAGCCGTGCTAGCAGCCCGCGAGGACGCAAGGAGCTTGGCCGTGCGCCTGGCAGCGGAAATGCGACCCCCGGAAAACCTGGTCTGACTTCTCCAAAGGAGGCGTCCCTTAGTCGGGGGCGAGGCACTCCTGTGCTGAGCCATTCTCCGGAGAGGATACAGGGCACTATCGACCCGATGCAGAAGGCTAGGGAGGAGGTGCTTTCTCGACAGACAGCTGAGTTTGCAACTATGGGCCAAACTATCCTCTCTAAGAAGGTGGGATTACCGCAAGTCGAGGTTGAGCCTGTTTCTGTCAAGTCTGATATTCCTGTCAAGTCCGATAAAGAGTCGGCGCGCGAACCGAGCGTAACTGTAGATGGACCAGAGTCTATTGAAGAGGCTCCCACTGAACAGGATGATGCAAAGAAGGATGAGTTAGAGCACACTGATGAGGTGGTCAGTGAACTGGATGATACGAAGAAAAATGAAGCAGATGATTCTGTGATTGAAACCGCAGAGCAACCCCCCGCTGAAGTTAAAGAGGATGGGGAAACAAAGCCTGAAGGTGCCGAGACCGAGACTGAAGTTCAACCTTCAGGAGCCGAACCTGCTGAGGCTGTGCCTGAACCGACTGAGCTGCCCAAAGCTACTGAGGTTGACGATAAGGATCCCAAGATAACTGAGGTTTTCGAGGAACATGAGCCTACTAAGGAGCCTGAGACTCAGGAGCTAGTGGACAAAGAGCCAGAGGTCAATGAACCTGAGACCAGTGAACCCGAGGTCCAGGAGCCAGAGGTCAAGCCGCTAGAGACCAAGGAGTTGGACGTTGAGGAGACAGCGGCGGAGCAGCCAGAGACCAAGGAGTCTGAGACAGAGGACTCCACACCAAAGGACCCCGAAGCAGAGGAGAAGACAGAGACACAGCAACATGAGACTAATGACACTGAAATCGAGAGCCATCAACCCGAGGAGCCCAGTGAGGCGCCCAGGCCTGAGACTCCTCGACCAAAATCTCGACAGCAAACCCTGGAGCCAGAAACTCCGCAGCCGCGAGTACAAAAAGAGAACACAACGACCGTGTCAGTCTCTCACGTTGTCACCAACGTGATCATCCTGCAatcttttctctttgagcTTGCTGCTCTCGTCCAAGTCAGGGCAGGTCTATTCGACGAGGTACGATTTGTGTAAGGGTAGAAATTGAGCTAGAAGGTGCATTATTCGGGCGCGATTCACAAGATCCTCACGATTCATGAGCAGATGGCATCGGTGCGATTGTTTGATAGACAGGAAGGGaagggaaaggaaaggaatatttatataatgcATACCGAGACCGTAGATCCGGATCTGGTTGAACGTAACATTCACTTTTGACTCGTGGTAGTGTATCGTGACTTTGTGTATTGAAAAGAACCCAACGCCGGCTAGAAATGCGTACATATGTTACATGATTCCCATACTTATGGGTTAATTTCATCCCATTCTATCCACCTTCTGATGATATCATCGACAGCTTTGATGCCCTCTCTTGTGGCTTCTACCTCGAACCACTCACGATGTTCTCTACCACAAGCGGCACACTTGCCCGCATCCGCCTTGAAACCCAATCCTGAAAGCTCTAGGTGTACCAGCCGCTCTACACGGTGTACATGCGGCGTCATATGTGGAACAACGCCTGAAGATTCCTGTGAACCAGGAATATAGGGGTAGTATCGCAAAAGCTCAACTTCGCGGCCACATTGGCGCTGCCACTCGTTCAGTCGGCGCTGCACGTTAGATGCGCGGCCGATCTTGAGGAGCATGGTGCTCTTGGAGTTGGCTGGATCTGAAGCTGCAAAGCTACGCACGGCGTTGCTTGCGCTTCGCGAGCGCGATTGGTTGTTTGGTGACGGGGGTGCTAGGAGAGAGCGGGCTGCGTCAACGGGCGCGGCAGATTTGGACTGAGAGGTGGGAGTGAGCCAGAACATGTAGATGAAGCCAGGCTCTTCTCCACTTCCGAACGGACGGGACATCTCGGCCATTAGCGCTgaggcggtggtggtgtcgAGAGAGTCGGGGATGAAATCTTTGATGGTGGCTGTCCGCGAGCCTGTTGATTTACGTGATTTGCGGGATGATTTGCCGCCGGATATGTTTTGTGATGGGCTCAGTCCTTGGTTGGCCGCGGATGTGTGCTGAACAGGGTGTGGTTGTGGACGTTCCGgttcctcttcatcttcataaGGAACCGAAAAGCAGAAACAGCACAACAGAGACGACTTTTTCGATTGTGGTTTCGAACTATTCATTCTCCCGTTGCCATGTTTCTTTTCGTTTAGATCCACCAATCCCAATCTGTCCGTCAACGTATCCAAGCTCGTGCGACCTTCCAGGATTGGTGTCCCATTAGGACGCGGGCCAGGACTGGATTGTGCTGAAATGTTGGCTTGTTCGCGATGCTGCCAGCAGTAGAGATTCTCATCGCGTGGATCAGGGGTGACGGGACGTCTGCGCCTGTCGGTCTTTGGTGGGGGGTTCTGCTGAACAACTGGGCGGCGACATGGTTTTCCGTTGGATGTCAGGCCGCGACAAGTTCCTTCGGTGAGTTTTGAGTCGGAGCGACCGAGATAAGACTCGGGAGTATTTGCGACAAAAGGCATTGTTTCTGTGTTTGTTTACAAAGAGCGGTGGGAACTCAATGGGAGAAAGAATTGCGGAGAGGGAGAGAGAGATAGTTGTATATATAGGTAGGTGGGATGAGAGATCAGAACATGATTCAGGGATGGTTGAAGGGATGACGAAGTGTGTTCAAGGCCAACCAAGGCGTGTCCGGAAGCTGGTTCGTTTGTTCCCGTTCGTTCCCCATCCCATGTTGACCTGGCTTGGCTTCTGCAGTCGCGACCAAGTCCAAGCATGGCGGCGGCTAGGCAAGGGGAGGGATCCGTGATGGAGAATGAGTTTGCAGCTAAGTGGAGAGTATGTTTGAGTTGGCAGACAGTAAGTGGCTGTGCGTGGCTGTGCATGAGCCGTAGGCTGAATTGAACCCTGCATATGAAGTGATGGCAATCTTTATGTGGCCAACAACTCAGCTCGGATGCTGTAGGAATTAAACATGTGTTGTTTatgctttgctttgttttTTTGATGCTTGGTGAGTTGGTGATGAtatgttggtgttggtgttggtgttggtagTACGTGTTGAGCTGATCAGTGCACTCTATTTTTACAAAATGAAACGTCATCCCCAATGACCGGTTAATCCCTGACAGATAAACCGGGGACTTTCCTGAATAAGAGATTTTGGTTTGCCTTGGATACGGCAGTTGTGAATCTTGATGATTCGGTGCCTGAATTGATTTTTTTTGTAATGGTTGAGCAGGTGGAACAAGCCCCAGGGGAATCAGGAACGAGAGAGATTAATGAGATATAAttcgacaaagacaaagtaCCTATGGAGTAACTTGTAGCGAAAAAGTAAACAATCAATTGTATGCAGCTGATTAAACGCCGAGCCGAACGAACCTATGCTGGGGGGACCCTCCTCAACCGCGACGGGATGACAACTTATAACGCCCGCCAATAAGAACCTTGATAAAGCAAAGACACAAAACCCTTTGACCATGAACTTAATTCGTATCCGGCGCCAATGCACTCTTCTAGTCTAGTTAGAGCGATGGTGAAGGAGAGGATGGACAAGACGATTCTTCTGATGATCCCTGACTCATGAAGTTGAAGCCAACGATGCCTTCTGCCACGATTTTATTCTGGCCTGTTGCAAGACGTGAATAGACAGAAACACGACGTCCAATAATTCCATCGCCCCCAACTTCAAGTGATAGTGGCCCCTCGAGTTGCGATTCGACAAAGTGGTTGGATGCCGTTGGCGATTGGAGAGAGAATTGACGAAATAGACCACATTCGCTTGCGTTTCTTGTCAAATCACCACTAGAACTTTTCAGTGTTTGTTAATACAGACTGATGGACTGGTGGAAGTGAAGGAAGCTCACTGTATAATGATGTGTAGATTAGAGAAATTGTTTATACTGCATTCCTCGTTCGGGGTGAGTCTTGCATGTGTCGCGCTTGAACTTGATGGACTTCCGGGAGTGTGAAAGGCGAGATCACCAGAGAGTTTGGAAGAATGAGAGTTGAGGGAGACGAGAGCACCTCCTCGGGGACGGTTTGTATTTTCAGGGCCGCACATTATGGTGATCATAGAGAAAAGTTAGTGATTATAGACAACAGTAGATGAATTGTAgtagatataatataattattgtACCCTTTTGTCCTGTTTTAGCATTCTTCTCATAGTCTCTCACGGTTCCTCCCGTCAAACCTGCTCATATAAAATCAACCAATCAGAGACCAGATACATCTAGCGTGTTCCCGAATCGGGTAACTTTTGGGGGTGAGCAAGTTTGAGGGGAAATGCTCTCGaaacgacaacaacaacaacaactcgaGGACCTTGATGAACACTTTCACCCACTATCACTCACTATCTACTGTCTATCTACCTATCGCTATAACAAATACTACCAATTAGAGACTAATCCCTCTTCCGTCATGTTTCCCCTACTAcccctcctccttctcctcactTCACCTTTATCCTCTCTCTCTGTCAACGCTGAACCTGACCTTGCTTCTGAACCTATTCAACCCTCAGATAACATTCACTCTTATTCCGCCATGTCTGTTGGAACCTACTCTCTTCCGGCGTTGCCGTACGCCTATGATGTGAGCCAGTCCCCTCTaatcatcaagaacaaccaaGCTAACAACAAAAAGGCCCTTGAGCCCAGCATCTCTGCTCAAATCATGGAGCTTCACCACTCCAAACATCACCAAGCCTACGTGACAAACCTCAACGCCGCTCTCAAGAACTACGCCACTGCTACTTCATCTAGCGACATCGCCGGTCAGATCGCCCTGCAGTCCGCTATCAAGTTCAATGGCGGTGGTCACATCAACCACTCCCTCTTCTGGGAGAATCTCAGTCCCTCCAGCTCCCCAGACTCCAAGCCCGACAGTGCCCCCACGCTCGGTGCTGAAATCTCCAAGACGTGGGGCAGCATCGAGGCTTTCCAAGAGACCTTCAAGAAGACTCTGCTAGGTCTGCAAGGCAGCGGCTGGGGATGGCTGGTCAAGGACACGCAGGGCTTGCGTATCGTTACCACCAAGGACCAGGACCCTGTCGTGGGAGGGGAAGTGCCCATTTTCGGTGTTGATATGTGGGAACATGCCTACTATCTGCAGGTACGTTACAGTTACAGTGCCACAGACAATTCATAACTAATATGGGTGTGCAACTATCTAGTACCTCAATGGAAAGGCTGCTTATGTCGATAACATCTGGAATGTCATCAACTGGAAGACAGCCGAGGCTCGTTTCACTGGCTCCCGTGAGGATGCATTCAAGGTCCTCCGAGCTTCCATCTAGATTGGGTTGACATAATCAAGAACGAGTTATGACGCTACGAGACTCCTTCATACCATAGTACCAACTCATCTATTTCCAGATGACACAAATTACAAAAACACCCAACCTCAAGCTTTATCAGCCATGCAGTGAAACTCTACAAACTCTCTAGCAACGTGCTCAACATCCGACACTCAGTCTCGGATAACCACCCAAGACCGTGGCCTGCGTTTGACTCGTGCAGCAGCATGCCGTGCACTAGTATCTATCTTGCTTGACCGCCAAGTCTTTTCATTGTCCTTCTATCAATTACGCCTCCAAATGGCCCGCGAAATGCTCTGATCTTCTTCCCCTTGCCGTCTCCCCTTTCGCTCCTATTATGCGGCCACATGCATGTTCCCGTCTACACGCGTGTTTGGCAACGCCACGTATCTAAATATGCATACACATCATCCGACGATGACTTAACTGAGACCTCGGTCCTAAGTTTTGTATCACCGTCCTTTTATCAGCTTGTACATGTGAATCATGTGTCTGTGCTTGTGTAACTCGCCTACATAGAATAGACGCAAGGTCCGGCTTCACGATTGCGCACAATGGGAAattaaaagagaagaaaaaagaaacgcCAACGAATCTTGACTGAGGCGTTAGGAAGTGCTCGACTAAAAAAACAGGGAATGAGCCAACCTGCGCAAGTGACTCGATGTAACTGTGAGACGTTATACTGACTCTCAAGTGCCAGCTCTCACTTTATCCAATTTCTCCCTATTTTGACATTAGgtagagagagaaagaaatgaATCTGGAAGGGCATCATCCGTATGGGATGCAGGCTCGCTCGGCTCAAAGCATTAGCTGTAACAAAGTTACCCGTCTACAGGCTTTCCTTGACAAAACAAGCATTGGTGTCATGGCATTGCCGGAAGCCGAAGGGAAGGGAAGAGAACTGTAACTTGACGGAAggaatattatattaactctACGGCAAGACGAAACGTGCAACGCGGACCGACACATACTTCCCATACCCTTTAATTATACCTCGCTCGCGGTCTGTCCGGTATCACCGCATGATGCATTGATAGGGGTTACATGACAACGGACTCGTGAGAGGCCTCGTAAGAGGAAGAATAGGTATAAAGAGGGGAGGACGAGCTTTCAAGAAAAACATCAAAGATCAAGTCTTGCTCACCCAGAACTAAGACCAGACTCATCCTTTTTCGTCACTCGTTTTGTTCCCTAATCTTTACACTCACCACTTTCGCTTCTCCCCTGAGAGACCCAAACATGTCTCTCCTCGCTCGCTTTGCCCTTGTCGGGCTTTGGTAAGTGTTTCTCATTCTTGTTCAGTGTAATATCAACTAACTGGCACAGGGCTTCAGCTGCTTATGCGCAGCGCGacactgtcactgtcaccGAGACAGTTACAGAGTGTGCTGCGTCCTGTTACTCTGTTGTATCGCAGTGTACCTCGACCGAGTCCATCGACAcatcctccatcatcaacctTCCGACTGAATCCTCGGTTACCGTGTCTGAGACTTCTCTTATCGAGACCACCCAGATTATCTCCCTTCCCACTGCTTCTGTTACCTCGGCGTCCTCCAAGTTTGCCAACACCAGCGCTACCACTGGCTCTTACACTTCTACCTCTACTGTCTCTGACTTGGAGACTACGATTACTATCTCCGAGTCTTCTGGAATCTCGGTTGGCTCTAGTGCTCTTGCGGGTGAGACTtctgagtctgagtctgagtcCAGTCTGTATGGATACTCCACCAGTACTCTGGCCTTGACCGAGGCGACCACTGAGACTTTCACGGATGTTGAGACTATACCCACCATTGTACCGAGTGTCGATTCCTCTGCTCTTGCATCTGGAACCACTCAGCTGTCAGAGACAAGTGAGTCCAGCATTGTCACTCAAGGTACGACCGGACAGTCTTCAGAGTCCGCCCCTCTCAGCACTGAATCTGTGTCTACTGAGAGTACTACCACCGATAAAATCATTCCTCAGCAGAGCAAATCCACTCTGATCGAAAGCACTGGTGTATCTTCAGCTACTGAGGGAGCCTCCACCGCCACTCTGACATCGGTTCTCACCAGCCAGGTCACCTTCACCGAGACTATCTCTACTGTCTACTCCAGCTCCGCTGAGCAAGGTATTACCTCAGAGGAGAGCACCGAACTCCTGGTTACATCTTCTCAGATTGAGGAGTCTAGTAGCCGAACTGAGCAAGGCTCTGAGACGACTGGAGCTGTCACTTCTGAAGTTACTGGTGTTACCCAGTTGACATCTTCCGTCACTTTGACACGCACCGAGACCGTATCTGTGTCTGTGTCCGAGTCCACTGCATCTTCAGAGGGAACCACCGAAAGCTCAATCTCCGAGTCCTCTATCACAAACGCCTCTACTGATTCTGAGACTGCAGTCGAAACTGTTACCTCCATCGAGACTGTCACAGTAGAGACATCATCTTCTCAGACTGATTCAACTGCTAGTGGTTCAAGCCCCGAGTCTACCAGCGCTGGCGTTTCCACTGGCACAACTGAGGTCGAGGAATCGACAACCACTACCTGCACATCGACCAGACACACTCACGTCTATGAGAACACAACTGTTATCCATAGTACTGCTGATGTGAGTGTCGACTCGTCTGCTC includes:
- a CDS encoding hypothetical protein (BUSCO:5618at5125), producing MDFWSRLLSPLSSGGSRKDLGQDPAKRLQRFEKQYSRLLNAWRASSNLSRDSDAAETLEIRLQDLTNILSDESRRPLPHPCIQYCSIKQIYVPIGKIATTSYNEWIIKEAVLFFATLIESEEEAFVENQTFSSSLTNLLVRITGLNSVRLGLDTESRVVELAFNITTKIRLDPSILPAWFKTHRGVALQNREKEDRTRDTFVGRTQKADFPLFYILMDYIHHEGKVGDFARTGLLYIIEAASSSGPLEQWIVESDLSTLMATGLGALYSQLSRKLVVDHLPHNLPPILAFSDYEHPTSNYEVISSCSPEFQSHLEVFLSHLLFWQDVLNHCRSVEVKSTLLEHFQVIFLQQLLYPSLLESSDIDGGSSVAVLTYLRRILESLDHPDMINLILHYLLALPDHVASDGPGSSSSVSKARKRKSMDLATMLAERAEPAATPLLFNLVDLILACLRSRNQQTIHVTLQLVSAILKRHHRYAIVTLLRTDNVPVQNATRTVGAQEQEVEFFMSLAGTIGGEDDFDEVYQLVLRDTMTKLEAHPCSLKLVAPRASTSNQRLPDSLPGAPKDVGDHTLRPDDPLLNSLLDLLETFFVNQVETNLSVTETLVDLAVCGFMKIEGWLTRSPSSYIYDDAVKEKHTPEGEEATESDDDDDDDDDLGDLPSPTAEQKQLRAMEQCRQRPQWSQASLPRVFSVLRRLEEQVASYKRSIPHFDELVQQRRDAFRTADAMLHHAGPTPRPTPISEDPPDRRSFEEPSRSTSPSRPSALEGLAHRLLSELGTPSRASSPRGRKELGRAPGSGNATPGKPGLTSPKEASLSRGRGTPVLSHSPERIQGTIDPMQKAREEVLSRQTAEFATMGQTILSKKVGLPQVEVEPVSVKSDIPVKSDKESAREPSVTVDGPESIEEAPTEQDDAKKDELEHTDEVVSELDDTKKNEADDSVIETAEQPPAEVKEDGETKPEGAETETEVQPSGAEPAEAVPEPTELPKATEVDDKDPKITEVFEEHEPTKEPETQELVDKEPEVNEPETSEPEVQEPEVKPLETKELDVEETAAEQPETKESETEDSTPKDPEAEEKTETQQHETNDTEIESHQPEEPSEAPRPETPRPKSRQQTLEPETPQPRVQKENTTTVSVSHVVTNVIILQSFLFELAALVQVRAGLFDEVRFV
- a CDS encoding hypothetical protein (BUSCO:42086at5125) → MPFVANTPESYLGRSDSKLTEGTCRGLTSNGKPCRRPVVQQNPPPKTDRRRRPVTPDPRDENLYCWQHREQANISAQSSPGPRPNGTPILEGRTSLDTLTDRLGLVDLNEKKHGNGRMNSSKPQSKKSSLLCCFCFSVPYEDEEEPERPQPHPVQHTSAANQGLSPSQNISGGKSSRKSRKSTGSRTATIKDFIPDSLDTTTASALMAEMSRPFGSGEEPGFIYMFWLTPTSQSKSAAPVDAARSLLAPPSPNNQSRSRSASNAVRSFAASDPANSKSTMLLKIGRASNVQRRLNEWQRQCGREVELLRYYPYIPGSQESSGVVPHMTPHVHRVERLVHLELSGLGFKADAGKCAACGREHREWFEVEATREGIKAVDDIIRRWIEWDEINP
- the SOD2 gene encoding Superoxide dismutase [Mn], mitochondrial (SECRETED:SignalP(1-22)~BUSCO:47739at5125), producing the protein MFPLLPLLLLLTSPLSSLSVNAEPDLASEPIQPSDNIHSYSAMSVGTYSLPALPYAYDALEPSISAQIMELHHSKHHQAYVTNLNAALKNYATATSSSDIAGQIALQSAIKFNGGGHINHSLFWENLSPSSSPDSKPDSAPTLGAEISKTWGSIEAFQETFKKTLLGLQGSGWGWLVKDTQGLRIVTTKDQDPVVGGEVPIFGVDMWEHAYYLQYLNGKAAYVDNIWNVINWKTAEARFTGSREDAFKVLRASI
- a CDS encoding hypothetical protein (SECRETED:SignalP(1-19)), which encodes MSLLARFALVGLWASAAYAQRDTVTVTETVTECAASCYSVVSQCTSTESIDTSSIINLPTESSVTVSETSLIETTQIISLPTASVTSASSKFANTSATTGSYTSTSTVSDLETTITISESSGISVGSSALAGETSESESESSLYGYSTSTLALTEATTETFTDVETIPTIVPSVDSSALASGTTQLSETSESSIVTQGTTGQSSESAPLSTESVSTESTTTDKIIPQQSKSTLIESTGVSSATEGASTATLTSVLTSQVTFTETISTVYSSSAEQGITSEESTELLVTSSQIEESSSRTEQGSETTGAVTSEVTGVTQLTSSVTLTRTETVSVSVSESTASSEGTTESSISESSITNASTDSETAVETVTSIETVTVETSSSQTDSTASGSSPESTSAGVSTGTTEVEESTTTTCTSTRHTHVYENTTVIHSTADVSVDSSALAGSLTSILSESTGYTSETSVVVEQTTAPTAETETGVTTGGTVAGAETSDSASIESTASQSTPSAATTPISLPFEPTYPPHNYDFGAPSSADNGWPTFSVDSSADAATGFSSFTTFLTTSKATDTASASTSTGIKEPDYEPPAYEPPSYREPAYARKRWGFGW